Proteins found in one Mytilus edulis chromosome 2, xbMytEdul2.2, whole genome shotgun sequence genomic segment:
- the LOC139512470 gene encoding dual oxidase maturation factor 1-like, producing MFDSFRGDFGYSYYGERRTSATIDIPLVVVVYTCVLISIATIVAAAGIRGKGRWYTLIRVVYSLAVGSTLLLCLYGDCWVDGIDKKVNVPYIYRSDAEITGQVGLNIGLQKINITLKGTFQGSRGSIKYNEAIPFDGAMGSVSDFRDFLERGLPQPMLTVVEFFSIDEGGFRWGRSFARAGYFAKILLLTSFSFWILANIMVCSVIYYGGVLYTLTGLTMFSASIVYHCMIPTAKLRFFCSESEFHLHYGICFWSILLMGLLTTIVGSIILIMDTKMPKTIQKFFLIEGFDDTEEAYESQKNSICSMYKKNELRRQSAPALANFHNSSTDLYKATLSSVDEDAEHTPQMKRSSTNPTNLRSSYSLESLRAYSEKNSFTNISKDEKHYKSNPLFEQNENSNKLNTDIFSKKRKGSIPGRLQSAMSLESLPSIPDDKTLSFDSGVDNDEGENILTSDQQVLHTIESDSDDNGDEHIDVSMFETHSRDRTLERTRESQSSSNTEEKPNNNKVFTISIGNADEEEERLKEIYIDLTSAYP from the exons ATGTTTGACAGCTTTCGAGGAGACTTTGGATACAGCTATTATGGCGAAAGAAGGACTTCCGCCACAATTGACATTCCATTGGTTGTTGTTGTGTATACATGTGTTTTGATCTCTATTGCAACTATCGTAGCAGCGGCTGGTATTAGAGGAAAAGGG CGTTGGTACACATTAATCAGAGTTGTATATAGTTTGGCAGTAGGATCAACTTTGTTGC TTTGTTTGTATGGTGATTGCTGGGTGGATGGTATAGACAAAAAAGTAAATGTACCATATATATATCGTTCTGATGCAGAAATAACTGGACAAGTCGGCCTTAATATTGGACTTCAGAAAATTAATATTACGCTTAAAG GGACTTTTCAAGGTTCTCGGGGATCAATAAAGTACAATGAAGCTATTCCTTTTGACGGAG CAATGGGTTCTGTCAGTGACTTCCGGGATTTTTTGGAGAGAGGATTACCTCAGCCAATGTTAACAGTGGTAGAATTCTTCAGTATTGACGAAGGAGGTTTCAGATGGGGCCGGAGTTTTGCAAGGGCAGGGTACTTTGCCAAAATTTTACTTTT gacaTCGTTTTCTTTTTGGATCCTAGCAAATATAATGGTGTGCAGTGTGATATACTACGGTGGAGTGTTATATACTTTAACTGGCTTGACAATGTTTTCAGCATCAATAGTTTATCATTGCATGATACCTACAGCAAAACTTCGATTTTTCTGTTCAGAAAGTGAATTTCATCTTCATTATGGGATATGCTTTTGGTCAATTCTATTGATGG GTCTTTTGACAACCATAGTTGGTTCCATTATTTTAATCATGGATACAAAAATGCCCAAAACAATACAGAAATTTTTCTTGATCGAAGGATTCGATGATACAGAGGAGGCATATGAATCACAGAAAAACTCAATATGTTCAATGTATAAAAAG AACGAATTACGAAGACAGTCTGCTCCAGCCTTAGCAAACTTTCACAACagttcaactgatttgtataaaGCAACTCTATCTTCAGTCGATGAAGACGCGGAACATACACCACAGATGAAACGGAGTTCTACAAATCCTACCAATCTCCGTAGTTCCTATTCTTTAGAATCTTTGCGCGCATATTCAGAAAAGAATTCTTTTACGAATATTTCCAAGGACGAAAAACATTATAAATCCAACCCACTATTTGAACAAAACGAGAACTCGAATAAACTTAATACAGATATattttcaaagaaaagaaaaggttCAATACCTGGTAGACTCCAATCTGCAATGTCTCTGGAATCACTACCGTCTATTCCTGACGATAAGACGCTTTCGTTTGACTCGGGTGTCGATAACGACGAAGGTGAAAATATACTTACAAGTGATCAGCAAGTTCTACACACAATAGAAAGTGACAGTGATGACAATGGCGACGAACATATTGACGTATCTATGTTCGAAACTCATTCACGAGATAGAACACTAGAAAGAACACGAGAAAGTCAGTCATCTTCTAACACAGAAGAAAAACCTAACAATAATAAAGTTTTTACAATTAGTATAGGTAATGCTGACGAGGAAGAGGAACGTCTCAAGGAAATATATATCGATTTAACGTCTGCTTATCCGTAA